A single genomic interval of Hafnia alvei harbors:
- a CDS encoding helix-turn-helix transcriptional regulator, translating to MDLTNGGRGTIERMVQAYGFKTRQQLCDQLGVSKSTLATRYMRNSFPSDWVIQCALETGLPLHWIAFGAGPQQDVGDIDVSTMFLRFQNQNS from the coding sequence ACAATTGAACGAATGGTTCAGGCGTATGGTTTCAAGACTCGACAACAACTTTGCGATCAGCTTGGTGTGTCTAAAAGCACATTAGCAACGCGCTATATGCGTAACTCTTTCCCTTCAGATTGGGTAATTCAGTGCGCGCTAGAAACAGGATTGCCTTTACACTGGATCGCATTTGGTGCAGGCCCACAGCAAGACGTGGGTGACATTGATGTTTCTACGATGTTTCTACGCTTCCAAAATCAAAACTCATAA
- a CDS encoding MFS transporter has translation MKTQNKIISIPLYANSRDLIMGQSLFSGAFYLVIPFLVLFMHDSLRLSGEIIGFVVGLRFFAQQMMYMKSDQLAHAIGGKNLLLLGCMTQASGFLCLAFASQPNLLIAGVLLTGIGGALFAPAKSLLLNEAGEGDHKLKSGKVLELGNSVAIAGELGAIVGPLLGFWLVDLGFHALAWGGVLVFVAAMIWLAQKLPASFYYPELPKQKGSWQNVLQNRRFLVFVLAYSSYLLSYSQLFLALPLTLRHLGGESEYIGLLFAFSVLISALVQKGLRSFTNRKESQLLVMGFSTLSLAFIYMAFIAIRHQTTGWHGYLPLLMFVFLINCGQILIVPTAKRLVSYFANGNDTAPYYQALALSGGFAVLVGSPIIGELMEATRHSLTLAGLPWFVMALFPALSAMAIGLMFPTTPARAY, from the coding sequence ATGAAGACTCAAAATAAAATTATCTCAATCCCTCTGTATGCAAACTCCCGCGACCTGATCATGGGCCAGTCGCTATTTAGCGGTGCGTTTTATCTTGTTATCCCTTTCCTTGTGCTATTTATGCATGACTCACTGCGGTTATCTGGAGAGATCATCGGGTTCGTCGTTGGGCTGCGCTTTTTTGCTCAGCAAATGATGTATATGAAGAGTGACCAACTTGCTCACGCTATTGGTGGGAAAAATCTTTTGCTACTTGGGTGTATGACGCAGGCGAGTGGTTTTTTGTGTTTAGCATTCGCGAGTCAGCCCAACCTGCTCATCGCTGGAGTATTACTCACTGGGATTGGTGGCGCGTTATTTGCGCCGGCCAAAAGCCTGCTGCTGAATGAAGCGGGCGAAGGCGATCATAAGCTGAAATCTGGCAAGGTTTTGGAACTTGGGAATTCAGTGGCCATAGCGGGCGAACTAGGCGCTATTGTTGGGCCTTTACTGGGTTTTTGGTTAGTCGACCTGGGTTTTCATGCCTTAGCATGGGGCGGCGTTTTGGTGTTTGTTGCTGCAATGATTTGGTTAGCGCAAAAACTGCCTGCCAGTTTCTATTACCCAGAGTTGCCCAAGCAAAAAGGCAGCTGGCAGAACGTGTTACAAAATCGCCGCTTCTTAGTGTTTGTATTAGCCTACAGCAGCTATTTGCTCAGCTACAGCCAGCTATTTTTAGCTCTTCCTCTGACGCTGCGTCATTTGGGCGGCGAGAGTGAGTATATTGGCCTGTTGTTTGCGTTTTCCGTGCTGATTTCAGCGCTGGTCCAAAAAGGTCTACGCAGTTTTACTAACAGAAAAGAGAGCCAGCTATTAGTGATGGGATTTTCAACCCTGTCGCTCGCCTTCATCTATATGGCATTTATTGCGATACGCCACCAGACCACCGGCTGGCACGGCTATTTGCCGCTGTTGATGTTTGTATTCCTCATCAACTGTGGGCAGATTCTGATTGTGCCAACGGCCAAGCGCCTTGTGAGCTATTTTGCAAATGGCAATGATACAGCGCCGTATTATCAGGCACTGGCGCTGAGCGGTGGCTTTGCGGTTTTAGTTGGCAGCCCAATCATCGGGGAACTGATGGAGGCCACTCGTCATAGTCTGACGCTCGCGGGCCTACCTTGGTTTGTGATGGCGTTATTCCCTGCACTTAGCGCCATGGCTATCGGGCTAATGTTCCCGACCACGCCAGCAAGAGCTTACTAA
- the ybjG gene encoding undecaprenyl-diphosphate phosphatase, giving the protein MEQFNQAFFILVNATPNSPAWLIALAKFFANDLIAIVPILIVSFWLWGPRKAMAENRTLATKATFALIFALLASRVIGMIFPHARPFVDGIGYQFIPHAPDNSFPSDHGTGIFTFALAFLFWYRHLLFGVILLALGICIAWSRVYLGVHWPLDMVGGLLVGLMSCAVTQLLWGMIGQSIVSRLHQIYAFSFALPIRRGWVRQ; this is encoded by the coding sequence ATGGAACAGTTTAACCAAGCGTTCTTTATACTTGTGAACGCCACACCAAATTCTCCGGCTTGGCTCATTGCATTAGCTAAGTTTTTTGCCAACGATTTGATCGCCATTGTGCCGATACTGATCGTGAGTTTTTGGCTATGGGGACCACGTAAAGCCATGGCCGAGAATCGCACTCTTGCAACCAAAGCCACCTTCGCACTCATTTTCGCCCTGCTCGCCTCGCGCGTCATTGGCATGATATTCCCCCATGCTCGACCGTTTGTAGATGGCATCGGTTATCAATTTATCCCGCATGCGCCCGACAACTCTTTCCCTAGCGATCATGGTACCGGCATCTTTACCTTCGCCTTGGCATTTTTGTTCTGGTATCGCCATCTGTTATTCGGTGTGATTTTATTAGCATTGGGCATTTGCATTGCTTGGTCACGCGTCTATCTTGGCGTGCATTGGCCGCTAGATATGGTTGGCGGGCTGCTCGTAGGACTCATGAGCTGTGCGGTAACGCAGCTGCTTTGGGGCATGATTGGCCAAAGCATCGTGAGTCGCTTACACCAGATTTACGCCTTCAGTTTTGCGCTGCCGATTCGACGAGGATGGGTGAGACAATAA